The DNA region aaaaatcttatttttctatTCAAAAGTGGAGATTTGCTTCCTGCAAGCAACCTTATGTACACTGAAAATTATTCCATTCAGTTGTCAACAAAGAAGCTGTGGCAAGAGTTGACAGATGTCCTGCCCATCTGTCACAaagaataatgaagaaaaaaaattaaattatttagtacaattttttattttagaaaacatCTAGGTCCTGATGAGAGAACAGGGACTAGTGTAAAATGGTCTGTCATGCAATAAATACTTTCTCGGCATATTTTGTTAATGGATATATACATTCTATTTCTTGTAAATACACAAGTAGACACTGAAATGAGGACACAACAGTATCTCCATATGTCAGCATTTCTGTATCTTTTCAAAATGGACAGATTAAAAGACTACAGTGCATTACTGCAACCAGCTGTCAGCACTCCCCAACTTAAATAACTTTGTATGTATCACACATTTATATTTCCCACCCCTCCAGAAAATGTGGTTCTCAGTCAATTTTAGCTGCCAAGACTCAGTCCTTTCAACTAAGTCTTTACTTTTTTGGTACTTTTGCTAAATAGGAAAATCTATTATGTTCATATCTAAGCCACCATATCATATCATGGTTCACTAAACTGCTTGTAACTGACAGAATTCACCTAAAATGGCATTACAGTTAGCCAGCACTGAGAAGCATACTCCTGAACTGCACGTAGTTTGAAGCACTGATGCAAAGAAACTGATTAGAATGCATCTAATAGCCAGAGTTTGATTTTATGCTAAGTTACCAGGAACAGTGGGCAGTGCTGTTGCCTTACCTATTTATTAGATGTAATATATTGGTTACATTTAATCCCATAACAGAGTAACTAATAAGCCAGAAAAAGAAGTGGTCATTGCTTCAGTTCCCTCTTATGTCTGAAAACAATCACCCACCTCCACAATGTTTCAGTTGGTGAATTACATAGATACAGCCATGGAAGAGTTTTGAGTAGACTGTTACACTACACTTCCCATGAGCTTTAATTACATACGTTTGTATTTTGTTTCAAGAATGTCCTTGTAAGTTAGAAGATAAAAGAGGCTAGTGAACTGTGTGTGCTGTGTTAAGAGAGGGgcatttagaaagaaaataccAATCCCATTATCCAAAGCATTATGAAACTCCATTTTGTAATATTGTGTATGATTCTGATCACTAATGTGAGCTAGAAAAGGGGTAGGCAAGGTTAACTAGAATGATTGAGACAGGGCACGTGTATTTGGATTAATGTGAATTAAAGAGGAGAGACATTGGAGATAAGCACCCGAGAGGAGAACATGATACTGAATAAAGGTTACAGTGTGTACATATATTAATAACTTTAAGCTGTGAAAGAGGTGACAGTTTAATAACTCTGAAAATACTTCTAAAAGGAAAGCTGAGACAAAACCAAATTCCCAAtttctctgaaaacaaaacccactgcCCCATAATATGTGATTGAACGTGACTGAAGTCCTTCTTTCTACAGCCTGAAGGGATTTGTACAGGTTGGTCACAGGTGGCAGCATTACTGGCAGCAATGTTTGAAAGATTACTTGAGCAAAGGAGGAATTACCTGATTCATCAGATACTTCCTGTGAGGAATCTacaaaatggaaaagagaagagaattgtgatctctgctgcaggaagctgtgctgcaggacagaaaCCTTTAACTGCCAGGAGCAACAGTTCACATGGGTTTTGAAATTCTATCAGAGGGTTACAtaagagaaaagcagctgtcATGAAATGACTCCTTAAGCAAAACagaacaaggaaaggaaagccaAGGGAAGTGCCTTTGGAAAGACAAAATAACATTGCAGCTGATGCAGGAAATGCAGTTGTGAAAGTAAACAAATTAGCAGGttcaaagaactgaaaaaaattatagatGACAAGGACAAAAAAATCCTTGAGCACTTTGATCTGAAAGGAGCTAAACCTGCAGCATGCCCCACAGTGTGTCACCTCCAGGGTCCCAGGACACTTAACCAAGTATTAGGGGCAGCCTTGTGGGTGGGCACGCGCTGCTTCAGGGTCTGCCCAGCTTTGTGTGCGCCTGGAAGGGCTCACCTGAAAAGGAAGGACAGGCTTTCCACCTCTGactcctcctcagctgcttctAATGCTGACTGGGCATTTTGCATAGGGGAAAAGGGAGTACAACCTTCTGAAACTCAGTCAGAATTCAGCCACAACTGGGATAAAATGTGCTGAGTATTGAAGTTACATGACAACTCATCTAAGATTCAAGTTTCGAAAATTGAAGTTAGATCAAAGCTGAGTTTATTTATGACAAATCATTCATTATATATTACAATAATTACAAACTCTTTTATTACACCTTATTGCCATATTTTTGTCCTTGATACACAGATCATCAAGAACACAGATTTAGGCAGTAACAAAAAAAAGATACATTACAAACTTCATGTTTCATTTCTGTGGCATAGAAAAGGCTATCATCAAAAAAGTAAAGGTACTAACAAACATACAAGGGGATTCCCcttacacatttttttcccaggaacTTATGTCATCTAATGTATagtaaatacatatatataaatatatatttacacatCTCTTGCAAACATACATTTACACAATCACTGAAAATCTGACATCTCTCTCCCAGCAGACAGCTCCCAGACAtttctcccagctcccagaacatctaacaggaaaaaaacaagtctCTAGTCCATGGTTTTAAATTAGTCACCCTATTTCTGAGCCAGCTGTTTTCTTCTCCCTACGCAGGGCTGCTGGTGTAACAAAAGGATATTGCAGTTTGTGACAAACAGCATCTAACCTACCTTCACCACAGGAAAGGTCTACTAGGGATACTGTCCCCCTTGTACCTAGTctgagtcactgctgctgcttgagGAGTCTGTTGACATAACTTCTACATCATCTTCATTCTCTTTATTGTGTCCTGGAGGCTCCAGCATGAAGTCATTACTATGATTAGGAGGTAGCATGTTCATTGACATATCACTTGACTGCCAAGGATACTGAGGAGCAAGCACATCTGGAAAAACAGAGGCATCATCAAGAAAACTTTCAGTTTTGTATATTGACAAATTCAACATGACAGCTCAACCAGAACTTCaatataaaatcaaaacaaatctTGAAATCCTTTCTAAATTTTGGACAGATTAAACCCTCCAGAAAGAGCTGGAAAACATCTCATGATGGAGCAATTCTATAATTGTAAAAGTCTGCTCTGCCAGAGAGGCCCATTTATGTGAGTGGCTCTTGATAACTCATACTCAATACAGAGCTTTTCATCTTCAAAGCACTGTTTGAACTGATTCAGCATTCACAACTACTGGGAGTAATGAAAATTACCACAGTCTGTCAGTATgcaaaaatagattaaaatattagatttaaaaaaaatcaggcagaacataaaaattcagagaaaaatgctTTATCCAAATAAGCCTGAAAAGCAGCTCAGAATGGAAGCTAGTGTTTTGCATTGTGTGGCCATGCTTCAGTGCTAGAAGCAGTCTGCTATTAAACCAGGCTGAATGGGTGTGCTAAGCAGCCTCAAAGTTTGAAGGCTACTGAGCAGTCCAGAAACTGGTCTGCACATTCACTAAGGACTCAGTAACTGGACATCTCTGCAGGAATCTCCAAAAGGACTAGATCCCATAATTAGCATTCTCAGGACATGCCTCCACACACCAACAGATTCAGCATCCCTACACAAAATGCCCAGGCAGCTTCAACTTTCTTGCAAATCAATGTTTCCCTCTTACCTTGACAGTCTGTGTGTTTAACCTGACAGAGGAGCCCAAGACTCAATTAAGAATTCTACTGGAGGAGTTTAAATCCCACATTTTCCAGGTTCTCAAGGAAAATTCCTAAAATTCCTGGAAATCCCTTTCAGTTCTTATAGAGACAGCACTCAAAAGTAAATGGATCAAGTCTGCATCCTCTGAGGCAAAGGAGCCAGCCAGAATGGGCTCTACTAAAACATACACAAAAAATATGCAACTTCTAGTTACCTTTCTTTACTAGGTATTCACTGCTAAGGAACATTAACCACAATTTTCATTGCTTTACCAATGATTTACCTTTGCTAAGGGAAATGTATAACTGCTGCGAATCTACaagcaataaagaaaaaacaaaagtgagTTTCACTTACCTGGTAGCCTGCCTGCTGCGAGTGCATCCCCTGGTAAGTGTCCATTGACTCCATTGGTGGGTGGGTTGTTCATCTGACCCAAGAGACCACTTCTCATTTCCAGATCTGTAGGATATGGCCTACGTGGGTCCccttcaagaaaaaaaggaaaaagattgCCTTGAAATATTTAACAATTGTCTTGCAGACATCAGCCTTAGCTTCAGAACCTAGCAGAATgaccaaaaaaccccatactCTGGTTGCTTGGATGAGTAATGACCATCACACCTGTTTATTAAAATTCAAATCTGTCTTTCACTCAGACTTTGTTTGTTCACTCAAACTTGGCagaaaaagcatattaaaaaaaaccctaacaacACAAAGcaactcaaaacaaaacaaaaaaaaaccccatcatgTTTAAAAGATATCTTTGCTCACCCTGCTACTTCACAGCTAAACAGCAAGGACGGAATTGGAtcaaacacattttcattttggacAAATAAGGTTGTACCCAAAATTGAAACATGTCATAGTAAAAGTTTTGCTTCTGGCTCCACTGCTTACGAACACTCTCTGAAAGAATATTGTACGGGGCAAGAGGGAACACAaccaaacacacagaaaagccCTTTGCATACTTGGCTTTGACTTATTATCAGGGTAAACATTCAGGGGAAAAAGGTAAACAAGGGAGAACAGAGGCCAGTCTGTTAATGAAAGCAGACAGTTTCATAACCTTTTGGAGATGTATGTGAAGTCCACAGGATTTTGGATATTCATTTTAGATAAAACTAAATATTTAGAATTAAATATTAGATATAACAGCTGAAAACAATTCTAGTCTAATAAACTCTGGTGTTTATCGCtgtataaaaacatttttaagagcAGATATTAACCATGacttattattaaaaaaaatctactgtCATAAACACAACAGTTACCTGGTACCCACGTCAGAGGGGCACAAACAGCATTGCTAGCACTGATCCTATGGgcatatttaattatttcttcagAGGAAATGGCACCTGGAAGAGTGTAAAAAAATGTTGCTGCATTCTCAAGAGATTATGtcatttaattatttcagaatATTGACCACCAATATCTAAAAGACTGGGAATGTGATTTTGCCAAACATTAAGGGCCTGGTTCAAAAGCAATGACTGTTTAGAAGATTCTCAATCTATGCAAAGATGAGCTTTGCAGGGAACTAATTTTACATACACAAGTACAAAATACCTTCAATATCAATGGTTCCTCAACCTCATGAAAACCACAATCTCTTAAACAAGAGTACTTGACAAGCACAAAAAAAGTCTAAAACTTCACCTCCTGCTTACTATAGAATTTTCTGTAGCAAAgaagtttgtttgtttagtaACTATAGACTGTAGCCAGAAGAGTCCTTCCAAATATGTGCTTGTATTAGATTAATAGAAACTTTATTCAATTCCTTGATTTTCTAGATGAAAGAGGCATAACAAAATGACAGAAGacaccataaaaaaaaaaaaaaaaaaaaaaaaaaaaaaaaaaaaaaaaaaaaaaaaaaaaccagaaaaaacccaagcaaaacaACCTGAAGAAGATGCCTTCCCTCCTCCAAAAAAAAGTTAGTTTGGGAAGTGCCACAGAATGGCAGGAATTGCTACAATTATAGTCTAGTATCACCTATCACCACCTAGTCAGTGTGTGCATATACACACAAAcattctcttcctttccttaGCAAACCTACTGAGGAAATCTGGTAAGGTACTTAAATAATCAGACATACTATTTTCAGTCCAAGAAGACTGCTGAGACACTTCcatattaaaatatgtttgccacaaaaaaaaaaaatcaatgctgTCTTTATTCTGAGAAAATGGTTACAGTTTCATAATGAAATGGAAATTTGTTTACACACAAAGCATCTGAAATCTGTGatggaataatttaaaaaattttaaaaggccCAATTTGAGCTCACTAACAACTTTCTTTAGAATTGCATTTACTTAGTATGTACAATTATGGATACTCACCTTTTCGTGCTTTTTCAAttgatttcagtttttcctttgcttgATAAACAGCTGTTGCCTagttgtaaaaaataaaaacccacaaaggATACCAAACCTTCAATGCATCTTTCATTTATAAACATCTACATAAAGTCAGCTTTGTGAATAAACCCTTCCATTTAATTGCATTTTAGAAGAGAAACTTCTGTGAACATTTTCCAAACACACTGAAATAAAGTAGACTTAGACGCAAATtagcattatttaaaaaaaaaaaaaaaccttaataCCATGATAACTAAACAGTGTTTGACTActgagaaaaaacccaaaccaataAGCTCTTATGAAgtcttaaatatttaaatcttcTCAAACTAATACAACACCACTTTGCCCAGAACCACCTTTTCTACAAGAAGATGCTCAAAAGCAAACACATCGTTATGAACTTACCAATATGTGCTCTGCTTCTTTAAGctgtttctgcagctgctgaataTCATTATCCCGCTTTTCTACTACCTTTTCTAAGAGCTGCATTTCATGATGGATTTTTCCCTGATCCACTGCCAACTTCATCAGCTCTTGAAACTCTCCATCTCTCTGAATCAGCAGTTCCAGGATCTATTGAACAACAGTTTTGTACAACTTTTAATTTGGCTAGACTAACAACACACCCTCAGTCATGCTACAAAGAAGAGCAAATGGCATCCATAGGAGTATTTTTGTTtgaatgaaaaatgaaacagaatttcCTCCTGTTTGCAGAAACAGCCTATGAAGCacataaaaaatgaataaaaaacaggaaaaccaAAAATGCCTTTGCAGCAGGGCCAAAGCCCCATTGTGACCATTAACTCAAATATAGGAATggacaaagggaaaaagaatggaaaaaagttAGAAGTAAAGCATTATGCTTACCCAAAGAAACACAATTCAGAAAGTCAGCTTACCTGGCTCTCCTCTCCTGGTTGTGGAAGTTTTTGGTTTCTTGAAATTGCCAAAATTTCAATTAGCTCCCTGAAAGGAGAACTCAGTTTGAACAATTTTCTAAGGCATTCTCACATCAAGTCATCCCAAAATTACCCAGAGGACTGGTATCATTACGAAAGCATTCATGGACCtgagtattttatattttatagtaCAGTGTGGACAGGGATTTTTCAACcaagaaaacatatttttttctttgttatttgaGCTATATTTGTTATTTATCATGAAGCCCCCATGTATTTGAACTCAAGAAATGTGCTAAGTTCCTGTTAAACCATAAAAGACATAAACAGAAGATGAGAGAAGAAACGGCATAAGGGAGTGCCCTCAGACCCTTCTTCTACTACCTTTATTTGTTGCAAGAGGGTCTTCACTGTTTTACTTCTCtacttttctccattttttccccaatataCTTGTTATTTAAAGCAACTAAGTCTACACTTTCAAATACCAACAGAGTCTGTTATGGAACTACTTTTACAAGTATTTCCACAAGAATATATTAGCTGTGCATCaagcacacaaaaaataaaaaagaacccTGGTAATATTCTGGTGCTAGAAGTGCTTCTCAAACAGACCTCTTGATCACTCTCCCAGATATCCAGATACTCTGCCACTGTTCTGAAGAACCTCTGGGTATCACAATGCAAAAAGGCATTTTCTGTAAACTGAGCAAAGTTATTTGGCTTCTGAGACTCTGAATGGCAGTTCAACCCTAAGCACGGAGACACTGCCCTTGCAAGCACTGGTTATTTGCTTGGTCCAGCTCAGTGGGGTGTGTAATACAGCAGTGGAGCCAGAAATgtctccaaaaaaaccccagtaaaGCTCTGATCTTGGTCTATGTCTCTTGCTCACTCCTGAACACTACTGTGATTTGAAACAATTAGAGAACAAAGAAACTTGTCACTGTTACTAAAGCTTTATTCCATCTGACCaacactgagcagcagcaaatccATTTTAAGTAGGTCAGGTACCACCATCGAGGGTGATGTCACAGGGTGCTGTAATTCTGCCCCGTGTCAGCCACATAATGCACAGATGTAGATTCAAAACTACAGAAAGGTGACAGATTAGACATGTGGCTTAATTTCTGCCCCTACCACCAAACGAGTACTGTGACAGAGAAAGGCCTACCCCCAGGGTGCTGCAACACTTTGCTGATCAATAGGAAGATTCTCGAAATGCCACTGAGCGTTGCTGTGGCTTCATTGTGGTAGAACACTAGCGTTTCAAAAAAAGTAAGTAATTTAGATAAGGAACAggtttgctttcatttttccatgCTCTCCAGCAACTCTTATGTCACAATAAAATCTGTGACTGAGGAGAAAGCTTAACCAGACACAAGCAGAGCAACTCACCAATAGCTTATCCTCCTCTTGGTCATCACTGAGCAAGCGAGCCATACACATGGATAGCACAGGTTATTTCCTCTGAAAATGCTTTCCtaagctcctgctctccctgaggTGTGGAAAATAATTAGGAACTATCTAAACTTCACTGCCAGCTGTGCGTCCACGACATGGTTGACAAGGGGGATGGGGATTACCAGCCAGGACTCAAGACTCTGGATTACGTATCTGAGCATTTCTATCACTCTGAAGAGGAGCTCTGCAGCCTACTTGGAGTGAACGTAGCACTAATACAGGCAGTGACCAGGAGAGCTGATGTCATGCAACACCATCTACGCATTTCTGACTTAAGCATATTTTTTAGTGAGTAACAGAATGCCTAAAATCGGCGTGTGAGTGCGCACTTCACAGAAAACACAGGTGTCAACCAAGCGACAAAGGCAagtgggaggaaaagggagctgctccttctctcTGCAAACCACCGATGCTTTCCCACAGGGACGAGCGCCGGGCAGCGCTGCgcagggccgggccgagccccgctgcagctccagcccctcacccGCAGACGCGGCCTGGGGACGGCCAGAGAGCAGGAGAAGGCGAACCCGAGCGGCTCGGGCCAGCGCCGGCTCCAGTCGCGCCGGGcccctcccatcccaccctcGGGGGCTGCCGCTCCGCCCGCCGCGCACGCACCGCGCCGGGAGCCCTCACCCCGCCCCCGGTGCCCCGCCGCCACCCGGGGCCGACGGGGGCCCGAGCGCGGTACCTGGCCAAGAGCTCGAGATCCTCCAGCGCCGCCAGGAGCCGGTCCCGGGTGCTGCTCCGCTCCCCGCctcccccgcccgccgccgccccggccccggctcctgccgccgccgccgccatcgcCATCCGGGCGCGGACCCGAGCGGGAACCGCCCCCGGCCGGCGCGGGCGGGCGCGCGGCAGCGCCCCCGGCGGCGGACGGACGGGCTGCAGCCGCGAGGCGGCGCGCGCAtgcgcggggcgggggccggggggCGGATCCCTCCCCGCGAGGGCCGGCGGGGCTCGTCCCGGGGACCGGGGCGTGAGGGGAAGGGAGCGGAGGGCGGTTCTGCCTCGTTGAGGCCACTTGGGAGTCTGTCAGAGGCCTGTCTTGAGGCGGGGTTGCTGCGCAAGGATCTGCGCTTGTTGCTCTTTGAATCACAGGGTCATTTAGGATAGAAAAGAGCTCTGGGATCATGGAGTCTGGACAGCATCATGTCAATCAGACCGCCACGCTAAGGGCCACGTCCAGTCTCTCCTTAAGCACCTCCATGGGTGGTGacaccaccacctccctgggcagtccattccaatgtTTAACTACCCTTTCTGTGAGGAAAATCTTCCTAATGTGCAACTTAAACCTTGCCTGGTGCAGCTGAAGACTGTGATCTCTCCTTGTTCTGTTGGTAGTCACTGGAGAGGAGAGGTCAggccccacctggctgcaacCATTCCAATTGGAATGCATTTGTGGAGTCCCCAGGTCCCCACAAAGGGCCTCCAGATGACACTGATGTATGCtaaagacacagaaaacaggTGAAGTGTGTGCAATTGAATTACATCTTCAGGGGTTTGGCTCCATTTTTGAGAGTCTTGCTGTCCAAAAATCTCTCAGGTGCCTTTGATCAGATGGAGgatgaaatcacagaatcactgaaagGGTCAGGCTGGAACCACAGAGGGTCTTCTGgcccaacctccctgctcaagcagggttgTCCTAGAGCACACtgcacaggattgcatccagagGGTTCTtgatatctccagtgagggaaactccacaacctctctagGCAATCTGTTCTAGCACATGGTCACccacacagtaaagaatttcttcctcatgttcaggtggagcttcctgtgcatcagttcctgcccattgcctcttgtcctattgcttgaCACCAGTGAGAAGCACCAGGCTCCGTCCTGGCATGTCTCCTTAAAACATTTATACATCTGATGTTTTACTGACAATCAAAGAAGGTAAAGTGCCTGCTAGGGAAAGCACAACAAAAACCTGAGCTTTAAATCAGACCAAGGCCAGGATTTTACCTGGGCTGCCTGTCCCATACATGACCAGAGACAACACTGCCTGTGCACACCTGCATGTCCATGAAGGCAGCTCGGTGTCCATCACGAACCTCTGCACACAATGGTTGGGGCAGGTAATAGCACAAATCCTGCCCCAAGCCCTAAAAGAAGTagaattaattaaaaagtaCTGCTGTGTTGTGGGGTTTTCTAATTATAGCTGTTCTATATGGGCTGGTCAAACGGGCTGCTGGATCTGGGTGGAGTCGCAGTGAAGccagtggaattttttttatattaatgaAATTTTCAGTAATGTGGAAAGACCCTGAGAGGGCAGGGTGGAGGGAAGGTGAAGGAGCACAGAGTGAGGGCTAATCTGGGCCAGGGT from Melospiza georgiana isolate bMelGeo1 chromosome 2, bMelGeo1.pri, whole genome shotgun sequence includes:
- the MED4 gene encoding mediator of RNA polymerase II transcription subunit 4, yielding MAMAAAAAGAGAGAAAGGGGGERSSTRDRLLAALEDLELLARELIEILAISRNQKLPQPGEESQILELLIQRDGEFQELMKLAVDQGKIHHEMQLLEKVVEKRDNDIQQLQKQLKEAEHILATAVYQAKEKLKSIEKARKGAISSEEIIKYAHRISASNAVCAPLTWVPGDPRRPYPTDLEMRSGLLGQMNNPPTNGVNGHLPGDALAAGRLPDVLAPQYPWQSSDMSMNMLPPNHSNDFMLEPPGHNKENEDDVEVMSTDSSSSSSDSD